One Gloeomargarita sp. SKYB120 genomic region harbors:
- the topA gene encoding type I DNA topoisomerase: MPRSRTPAPASDNGQPTLVIVESPTKARTIRQYLPANYRVEASMGHVRDLPQSASEIPPEYKGQEWASLGVNVHHNFEPLYIIPPDKKKVVNQLKAALKDAKELILATDEDREGESISWHLTQVLQPQVPTKRMVFHEITREAIQEALQNCRQLDEGLVRAQETRRILDRLVGYTLSPLLWQKVGPGLSAGRVQSVAVRLLVERERQRRAFRAAVYWGVKARLSAQGTPFEARLVALNGERLATGQDFDPKTGQLLPGRAVRWLQETEATDLCQRLQGVLWRVQAVESRQVQRKPAPPFTTSTLQQEANRKLRLSAQETMRIAQNLYEQGYITYMRTDSVHLSQQAIDAARACVREMYGEAYLSPQPRQYATQTKGAQEAHEAIRPAGSTFRTPQETGLTGRELALYELIWKRTVATQMAEARITHLTVTLQAGDAEFRTTGKRIDFPGFFRAYVEGSDDPQAALEDQEIHLPPLAVGDTPICLQVEPVRHETQPPERYTEASLVKTLESEGIGRPSTYATIISTIQERGYVRTEGNALVPTFTAFAVTALLERYFPHLVDTGFTARMEQTLDEIAEGQVNWLPYLREFYLGEQGLANQVKQQAESINPAAARTLELEGLGDAKVHISTRYGPYVEIPQNGQTITISLPKDLTPGELTPAVLEELLRQKTEGPTKLGFHPDTGEPIYVLTGSYGPYVQLGDVNDTHKKPKRVSLPKGITPEQVTLDMAVGLLSLPRILGPHPQGGIVKAGLGRFGPYVVHDRGKDGQEFRSLKPEDDVLTISLERALELLAQPKATRNRSASTLVRELGPHPEDQEPVQVYQGPYGYYIKHGKVNAGLPEGVTPEQLTLDQAVQLLAERGPAGRKRTTTRRKKT; encoded by the coding sequence ATGCCCCGTTCGCGTACGCCGGCTCCAGCATCGGACAACGGCCAGCCCACCCTCGTCATCGTGGAGTCACCCACCAAGGCCCGCACCATCCGCCAGTACCTGCCAGCGAATTACCGGGTAGAAGCCTCGATGGGTCACGTGCGGGATTTGCCCCAGTCGGCCAGCGAAATTCCCCCGGAATACAAGGGCCAGGAGTGGGCCAGCTTGGGGGTCAACGTCCACCACAACTTTGAACCGCTCTATATCATCCCGCCAGATAAGAAAAAGGTGGTCAACCAACTGAAAGCAGCCCTCAAGGACGCCAAGGAACTGATCCTGGCCACTGATGAAGACCGCGAAGGAGAAAGCATCAGTTGGCATTTGACCCAGGTGCTCCAGCCCCAAGTGCCCACCAAACGGATGGTGTTCCACGAAATTACCCGCGAGGCCATCCAAGAGGCGCTGCAAAATTGCCGCCAACTGGACGAAGGGCTGGTCCGCGCCCAGGAAACCCGCCGCATCCTGGACCGCCTGGTGGGCTATACCCTCTCACCTCTCCTGTGGCAAAAGGTGGGGCCGGGGCTGTCAGCCGGACGGGTGCAGTCAGTGGCGGTGCGCCTGCTGGTGGAACGGGAACGGCAACGGCGGGCGTTTCGTGCAGCGGTGTACTGGGGTGTCAAGGCGCGCCTGTCGGCCCAAGGCACCCCTTTTGAGGCACGGTTGGTGGCGCTCAACGGTGAGCGCTTGGCCACCGGCCAGGACTTTGACCCGAAAACTGGTCAACTGCTCCCAGGACGCGCAGTGCGGTGGCTTCAGGAAACGGAAGCGACAGACTTGTGTCAACGGCTTCAAGGGGTCCTGTGGCGTGTGCAGGCAGTCGAGTCTCGGCAAGTCCAGCGGAAACCGGCGCCGCCTTTCACGACCTCCACCCTACAGCAGGAGGCCAACCGGAAACTGCGGCTTTCTGCCCAGGAGACCATGCGCATCGCCCAGAATCTCTACGAGCAGGGCTACATCACCTACATGCGCACAGATTCGGTGCATTTGTCCCAGCAGGCGATTGACGCAGCCCGCGCCTGTGTGCGGGAGATGTACGGCGAGGCCTATCTCAGTCCCCAACCTCGCCAGTACGCCACCCAAACCAAGGGCGCCCAGGAGGCCCACGAGGCGATCCGACCGGCGGGCAGTACCTTTCGCACCCCCCAGGAAACGGGCTTGACGGGGCGGGAATTGGCTCTCTACGAACTGATCTGGAAACGCACAGTGGCGACCCAAATGGCGGAAGCCCGGATTACCCATCTGACGGTGACCCTCCAGGCGGGAGACGCGGAATTTCGCACCACCGGCAAGCGCATTGATTTCCCTGGCTTTTTCCGGGCCTATGTGGAGGGTTCCGATGACCCGCAGGCGGCTCTAGAAGACCAGGAAATTCACTTGCCGCCGTTGGCGGTGGGCGATACCCCTATTTGTCTCCAAGTGGAACCGGTGCGCCACGAGACTCAACCGCCAGAGCGCTATACGGAAGCCTCCCTGGTGAAAACCCTGGAAAGCGAGGGCATTGGCCGGCCCAGCACCTACGCCACCATCATCAGCACGATTCAGGAACGGGGTTACGTGCGAACTGAGGGTAACGCGCTGGTGCCCACCTTCACGGCTTTTGCGGTCACGGCGCTGCTAGAGCGTTATTTCCCTCACCTGGTGGACACGGGGTTCACCGCTCGGATGGAGCAGACCCTGGACGAGATTGCGGAAGGGCAGGTGAATTGGCTGCCCTACTTGCGGGAGTTCTATCTAGGGGAACAGGGGCTGGCCAACCAGGTGAAGCAGCAAGCCGAAAGCATCAACCCAGCGGCGGCCCGCACCCTGGAACTCGAAGGGTTGGGTGATGCCAAAGTCCACATCAGTACCCGCTACGGCCCCTACGTGGAAATCCCCCAGAATGGTCAGACTATCACGATTTCCCTGCCCAAAGACCTAACGCCAGGGGAACTCACGCCGGCGGTGCTGGAGGAACTCCTGCGCCAGAAAACCGAAGGCCCCACCAAGCTGGGTTTCCATCCCGATACCGGCGAGCCGATTTACGTCCTCACCGGCAGCTACGGCCCCTACGTGCAACTGGGCGACGTGAACGATACCCACAAAAAACCCAAGCGGGTTTCGCTTCCCAAGGGGATAACGCCAGAGCAAGTGACGTTGGACATGGCGGTGGGGTTGCTCTCATTGCCGCGGATTCTGGGTCCCCATCCCCAGGGCGGCATCGTCAAGGCGGGATTGGGTCGCTTTGGTCCCTACGTCGTCCACGACCGCGGCAAGGACGGCCAGGAGTTCCGCTCCCTCAAGCCTGAGGATGATGTATTGACCATTAGTCTGGAGCGGGCGCTGGAATTGCTTGCCCAGCCCAAAGCCACCCGCAACCGGAGCGCCAGTACCTTGGTGCGGGAATTGGGACCCCATCCCGAGGACCAGGAACCGGTGCAGGTCTATCAAGGCCCCTACGGCTACTACATCAAACACGGCAAGGTAAACGCGGGGTTACCGGAAGGAGTGACGCCAGAACAACTGACCCTGGACCAGGCGGTGCAGTTGCTGGCCGAGCGGGGTCCAGCCGGACGCAAACGCACAACGACCCGGCGCAAAAAGACTTAA
- a CDS encoding FtsQ-type POTRA domain-containing protein, with translation MDFQQRRRQIRRQRRRQLLLEVWQTLATAGVAAGLVWLVQHPSWWVVQPEQIRIHTEGLLTETQVRQWLQFDQPQPLWQLSPTVLTARLQQQPVVADVRVRRRAFPARVELWVQERWPVAVLTCTQPCPSEQQGFLDAEGHRLGAEYAPVLRQLQRYPVLQVRGWHPTQASLWPQVYRAIATSPVRVTALDWEQPGDLRLQTELGWIRLGSDVQQLPAQLLALDRLRHLPRQVPLQRIAAIDLSDPQAPLIELRR, from the coding sequence ATGGATTTTCAACAACGACGGCGACAAATCCGCCGCCAACGACGGCGGCAATTACTTTTGGAGGTATGGCAGACGCTGGCGACAGCAGGAGTCGCTGCTGGCCTGGTCTGGCTAGTGCAACATCCGAGCTGGTGGGTGGTGCAACCGGAGCAGATTCGGATTCACACAGAGGGCCTGCTGACGGAAACTCAGGTGCGCCAGTGGCTCCAGTTTGACCAGCCCCAACCCCTGTGGCAACTATCGCCAACGGTGCTCACAGCACGCCTGCAGCAACAACCCGTAGTAGCTGATGTGCGGGTGCGACGGCGAGCCTTTCCGGCGCGGGTCGAGTTATGGGTTCAAGAGCGCTGGCCAGTGGCGGTACTGACCTGCACTCAGCCCTGTCCATCTGAGCAGCAGGGGTTTCTTGACGCCGAGGGCCATCGTTTGGGGGCGGAATACGCGCCAGTGCTACGGCAATTGCAGCGGTATCCCGTTTTGCAGGTGCGGGGCTGGCATCCGACCCAGGCCTCCCTGTGGCCACAGGTGTATCGCGCGATTGCCACGAGTCCCGTGCGGGTAACTGCCCTTGATTGGGAGCAACCGGGGGATCTGCGCCTGCAAACAGAGTTGGGGTGGATTCGCCTGGGGAGCGACGTGCAACAATTACCCGCGCAATTGCTGGCCCTAGACCGCCTGCGGCATTTACCTCGCCAGGTGCCTTTGCAGCGGATTGCCGCCATTGACCTCAGCGACCCGCAAGCACCGTTGATTGAGCTGCGCCGGTGA
- a CDS encoding metallophosphoesterase, whose translation MHRWLVGALQVEQVTVAIPGLPQTLAGVRVVQLSDFHFDGLRLSPSLLRTALAATQAAQPDLIALTGDYVTDDPQPIWELASYLGQLRATYGIYAVLGNHDIEWPQARATITQALTSVGIEVLWNQVCYPLGPGMAVVGLADFWSKEFRPAPLFESLPPDVPRLVLSHNPDSAEVLQRWRVDLQLSGHTHGGQIVIPGWGPLPAYTHAWRQRIPRWLRRRIPSPLFNQSCDRVTQHWEWSQGLHRVGNNQLYVNRGLGTYLPGRFGCPPEVTVITLMPACPSAQSPVVAQPVFEPSQV comes from the coding sequence ATGCATCGTTGGCTGGTGGGTGCGTTGCAGGTGGAGCAAGTGACAGTGGCCATTCCCGGCTTGCCCCAAACCCTAGCCGGTGTGCGCGTGGTGCAGCTTTCTGACTTTCATTTTGATGGGTTGCGGTTGAGTCCATCGCTTCTGCGGACGGCTCTGGCGGCGACCCAAGCGGCGCAACCCGATTTGATTGCCCTCACGGGCGATTACGTTACAGACGACCCCCAGCCCATCTGGGAATTGGCCAGTTATCTGGGGCAGTTGCGGGCGACCTACGGCATCTACGCGGTGCTGGGCAACCATGACATTGAATGGCCCCAAGCCCGGGCGACTATCACCCAAGCATTGACGAGTGTCGGGATTGAAGTCCTGTGGAACCAGGTCTGTTACCCGCTGGGACCGGGAATGGCGGTGGTGGGGTTGGCGGACTTTTGGTCCAAGGAATTTCGACCAGCGCCTCTGTTCGAGTCCTTACCCCCGGACGTGCCGCGTCTGGTGCTTTCCCATAACCCGGACAGCGCCGAGGTGCTCCAGCGGTGGCGCGTGGATTTGCAATTGTCGGGGCACACCCATGGCGGCCAAATTGTTATTCCTGGTTGGGGGCCGCTGCCTGCCTATACCCACGCCTGGAGGCAGCGCATTCCTCGCTGGTTACGCCGCCGGATTCCTTCGCCCCTGTTCAACCAAAGCTGTGACCGGGTGACCCAGCACTGGGAGTGGAGCCAGGGACTGCACCGAGTGGGGAACAATCAGCTCTACGTCAATCGCGGGCTGGGGACGTACTTGCCGGGACGATTTGGTTGCCCGCCGGAGGTCACCGTGATTACCTTGATGCCCGCTTGTCCTTCAGCGCAATCTCCGGTTGTGGCCCAACCCGTTTTTGAACCATCGCAGGTGTGA
- a CDS encoding AAA family ATPase — translation MNPKDYLVIDTEGQDYLAEVALVDPGGAVVYTAYAQEHPQNADRRPHSRPLRQILRDLQTLAAGKSLVCHYAEHDRRIIARSYRRAGLPPPDFNYVCTWELARQRLPALANYSLENLCKYLNLRVGNKRFDPNHAHSARYDAQFTHQLYRRLCALMTNPFDSSRVDHPFQQHPDCASIYAEEYRYLKSLLPYIQKDPNHQSRGAVVLGPAGSGKTHLIMRMAQELLSSNRLLFIRQPNHPQTVLYHTYARILESFAEKVPGTPYTQLELFIANSLIRILGDSPKFLSTQRGRDILASLQNDQLSLYQRLGKEGTDSHRQSWHIIERYLTDWWSQRYAAAGYAVHILKGLVRFCRYTDPTKKELTRRWLAAQELEPDQAEGIGLPNWQEDLSREEFALTAMGVFGKLSVLDQPLILVFDQLEGLGQAHQAPLLESFGAAVKEMLTHVPNSLVILNLFPERWQQFQTVFDPSVTDRLSQYVIHLRHPQPEQLRQMLQQRAGDTPLEELFTPQELADILNQKSIRAVLNRAAAYYRYKYQHIPLPDTPTPSREEQLEQALAQIWRLLQPLFSPSPSLPDRSATAAAGPTPMEILQPYLQRKHGELLARYDRPTVINDTDDLGKFTTLLETFQIPFAHLPLGKKALPELVLLPAQQQVIAFHSRSGSSFVARLKNFNELVAAYPQYQFLLWRDRREPLPSGPVTAQEIAKLHHAANGQFKWMEREDRLAFEVLYAMVTDIQNQDLEVTLADAKAALRQVLAPSWLTALLTPSAGA, via the coding sequence GTGAACCCCAAGGACTACCTGGTGATAGACACGGAGGGACAGGACTACCTGGCGGAAGTGGCCCTGGTAGACCCCGGTGGTGCGGTGGTCTATACGGCCTACGCCCAGGAGCATCCCCAGAATGCAGACCGTCGTCCTCATAGCCGTCCGCTACGGCAAATCCTGCGGGACTTGCAAACCCTGGCTGCGGGTAAATCCCTGGTGTGCCACTATGCCGAACACGACCGCCGAATTATCGCCCGCAGTTACCGGCGCGCGGGTTTGCCCCCGCCAGATTTTAATTACGTCTGCACCTGGGAGCTGGCTCGGCAGCGCTTGCCGGCCCTGGCCAACTATTCCTTGGAAAATTTGTGCAAATATCTTAATCTGAGGGTCGGGAACAAACGCTTTGACCCGAACCACGCCCATAGCGCCCGTTACGATGCCCAATTTACCCACCAGCTTTACCGTCGCCTGTGTGCCCTGATGACCAATCCCTTTGACAGCAGCCGGGTGGACCATCCGTTTCAGCAACACCCCGATTGCGCAAGTATTTACGCCGAAGAGTACCGCTATCTGAAATCGCTCCTGCCCTATATTCAGAAGGACCCCAACCACCAGAGTCGGGGCGCGGTGGTCCTTGGCCCAGCGGGTTCCGGCAAAACCCACCTGATCATGCGCATGGCCCAGGAACTGCTTAGCAGCAACCGTTTACTGTTTATCCGCCAGCCCAACCACCCCCAAACCGTTCTGTATCACACCTACGCCCGTATCCTGGAATCGTTTGCCGAAAAGGTCCCCGGCACGCCTTACACCCAACTGGAACTGTTTATAGCCAACAGCCTCATCCGTATCCTCGGCGACTCGCCGAAATTTCTCAGTACGCAAAGGGGAAGAGACATCCTGGCCAGCCTACAAAATGACCAACTGAGTTTGTATCAACGCTTGGGGAAAGAGGGCACCGACAGTCACCGCCAGAGCTGGCACATCATCGAGCGTTACTTAACCGACTGGTGGAGCCAGCGCTATGCCGCTGCGGGTTATGCCGTCCACATTCTCAAGGGTCTCGTCCGTTTTTGCCGCTACACTGACCCGACGAAAAAGGAACTGACCCGCCGCTGGTTGGCCGCGCAAGAACTGGAACCGGACCAGGCGGAAGGGATTGGCCTTCCCAATTGGCAGGAGGACCTCAGCCGCGAGGAGTTTGCCCTGACGGCCATGGGTGTGTTTGGGAAATTGTCGGTGCTGGACCAGCCCCTGATCCTGGTGTTTGACCAACTGGAGGGCCTGGGCCAAGCCCACCAGGCGCCATTGCTGGAAAGCTTTGGGGCGGCGGTCAAGGAGATGCTGACCCACGTGCCCAATAGCCTGGTTATTCTCAACCTGTTTCCCGAGCGCTGGCAACAGTTTCAAACCGTGTTTGACCCCTCGGTTACCGACCGGCTCTCCCAATACGTCATTCACCTGCGACACCCCCAGCCAGAACAACTCCGACAAATGCTGCAGCAACGGGCTGGCGATACCCCCCTGGAGGAATTGTTTACGCCGCAGGAATTGGCCGATATTCTCAACCAAAAATCCATCCGGGCGGTGCTGAATCGGGCGGCGGCTTACTATCGCTACAAGTATCAACATATTCCCTTACCGGATACGCCCACCCCTTCCCGCGAGGAACAATTGGAACAAGCCCTGGCCCAAATCTGGCGCCTTTTGCAGCCCCTGTTTTCCCCATCGCCGTCTCTTCCCGACCGCTCTGCTACAGCCGCAGCGGGACCGACGCCGATGGAAATCCTCCAACCCTATCTCCAGCGCAAACACGGCGAACTGCTTGCCCGCTACGACCGTCCCACAGTCATCAACGACACAGATGACCTGGGTAAATTCACCACCCTCCTGGAGACCTTTCAAATTCCCTTTGCGCACTTGCCTTTGGGTAAAAAAGCCTTGCCCGAGTTGGTCCTGCTCCCCGCCCAGCAGCAGGTTATCGCCTTTCACAGCCGCAGCGGCTCCTCCTTCGTGGCCCGCCTCAAAAACTTCAATGAACTCGTCGCCGCCTACCCCCAGTATCAATTCCTGCTGTGGCGAGACCGTCGTGAACCCTTGCCTAGCGGTCCGGTGACGGCCCAGGAAATTGCCAAATTACACCATGCTGCCAACGGCCAATTCAAATGGATGGAGCGGGAAGACCGTCTTGCCTTCGAGGTGCTTTACGCTATGGTCACGGACATCCAGAACCAGGACCTGGAGGTCACCCTGGCTGATGCGAAAGCGGCGCTGCGACAAGTGCTTGCCCCTTCTTGGTTAACGGCCCTGCTCACGCCGTCTGCTGGCGCATGA